ACCGACAAAGTCACCGGAATCGGCTACCGCCATCTGCGCACCCAGAGCCCGCGGCGACGAACCTTCAATATGGATCAGAGACACCAGCGCGGTACGGTAGCCGCGTCGCGCCCAGCGTAACAGCCGGGGCCAGACGTCTTCCTGATTATCGAACTGATTGATGATCACGTGGCCATACTCCTGTTACCTTGACCACCCTGTTCACGCCTGCCACTCATGGTGCAGGCCGTGAACAGGAACCGGTTCTACTGGCTGGTACTGAGCGTCTGCAAATAAGCAATCACATCGGCACGGTCAGATGCAGAAGGGATACTGATCGGCATAGTGGTGCCCGGCACGACAGCAAAAGGAGAGGTCAGGAAGGTATCCAGCGTTTTGGCATCCCACACCACATCATAGTTTTTCAGTGCCGGGGTGTAGTTCACGCCAGCCAGCGAACCGGCATGACGCCCCACGACCCCCAGCAGGCTTGGGCCTACCAGTGGTGATCCATTGGTCGTATGACAGGCACTGCACTGAGCGGTAAACAGCTCACGGCCATGGCCTGCGTCCCCCGCCGCCAGTGTGCTACCGGCATAGGCGATGGCGGTCAGTGTCATCAGGTGTAAAGCAGTACGACGAATAACCTTCATCTACGTCAGACCTTAAGTTCAGAAGGGTTGATAGGCAGTGTGCGAATACGCTTGCCAGTGGCAGCAAAGACGGCGTTGGTAATCGCGGGGAATACGGCGGCCGTGCCCGTCTCACCGACGCCACCGGGTGCTTCGAGGCTGTCGACGATATGCACGTCAACATGCGGCGCCTCATACATCCGCACGGGCTGATAGGTATCGAAGTTACTCTGCTGAACCTGCCCGTCCTTGACGGTAATGGCACCGTAGAGCGCCGCAGTCAGGCCGAAAACTGCCCCGCCTTCGATCTGCGCTTTGACCGTATCCGGGTTGACCGTCAAACCACAGTCAATCACCGCATGAATACGCTGGCAGCGCACCGCGCCCTGCTCACTGACGGCCACTTCCGCGACCATTGCCAGATAGCTGCCAAAGGCAAACTGCACCGACACACCCAGACCGTGACGTTCCGGCAACTGCCTGCCCCACCCCGCCTGCTTCAGCGCCAGTTCCAGTACCTGCCTGGCACGGGGGTTGTTACCCAGCAACGCCAGACGATAGCTGGCCGGATCCTGTTTGGCCGCTGCCGCCATTTCGTCGATAAAGCTTTCCACCATAAAGACGTTGTGCGTCGGGCCCACTCCACGCCACCAGGACGTCAGCACACCGCGAGGCTCCACACGGCGGAATTCAACACGGATATTGTCAAATTCATACGGCGGCTCTTTGGCGCCCTCCACCCCGTCCGGGTCGACACCGTTCACAAAGGCACCGGGGAAGGCGCGCGCCATGATGGACGAGCCGGATACCCGGTGAAACCACGCTACCGGTTTGCCTTCCGCATCAAGGCCACCCCACAGCCGGTCATAGTAATAGGGACGGTAGAAGCCGTGCTGAATATCCTCCTCACGGCTCCAGATGACCTTCACCGGCCCCTGGACCTGTTTGGCAACCTTGACAGCATGGATCATACCGTCCAGTTCAAGGCGACGGCCAAAGGCACCGCCCATCAGGAAGTTATTGATAAACACTGACTCCGGCGGCAGCCCGGTCAGCTGGGCAACAGTTGCCTGCGCCAGTGTCAGGGTCTGGCAGCCACCCCATACATCACAACGCTTATCGGTGATCTGAACCGTATAGTTCATCGGTTCCATGGGGGCATGAGACAGAAACGGTAACTGATAGACCGCTTCCAGACGTGTAGCTGCCTGCGCCAGCGCCTTTTCGACATCGCCATCGTTGCGGGCCAGCCCGCCCGGTTGCTGCGATTCGGTATCCAGCTGATGCAACAGCTCATCCATACCCACGCTCGCGTTATCGCCAAAATCCCACTTGATGGCAGCAGCGCGCAGCCCTTTAATGGCAGCCCAGGTGTTGTCAGCAACGACGGCCACTGCCTCGTCAGTCAGCACCACTTGCTGCACACCACGCACGGCTTTGATAGCCGCTTCATCGACGGACACAGGCTTGCCACCCACGACGGGGCATACGGCGATGGCAGCATGCTTGAGGTCAGGGATCTGGAAATCGATACCGTACTGCGCTTTACCACGGACCTTATCCGGCGTATCGATACGGTGATGGGGTTTACCAAGCAGCGTCATCTGTTCAGGCGTTTTGAGCACAACACTGTCTGCAGCAGGTTGTGGCAGCCGGGCGGCGATGTCGACCAGCTCGCCGTAGCTGAGCTTGTGCTGGCCACTGGCATCATACACATGGCCGCCTTTCGCCTTGCAGCTGGCCGGATCAACCTTCCACACCTGCGCCGCCGCGGCAATCAGCAGCGTGCGGGCTACCGCACCGGCCTGACGTAATGGCGTCCAGAAGGCACGTATGGTGGTCGAACCGCCAGTCACCTGATAGCCACCGATGGCCGGGTTACCGTACAACGCGGCATTGGCCGGAGAAGCCAGCACCTTAACGGTATCGACATCCACTTCCAGCTCTTCCGCCAGCAGCATGGACTGGGCCATGTACACACCCTGCCCGACTTCCGCCATGGGCATCACCAGCGTGACCTGGTTGTCATGGCCGATCCGGATAAAAGCACCCAGATCCGTGAGGCTGGCCTCAGGCTGTGCTGCCAGCACCTGAGCAGGCAACTGCAGCCCGACGATCAGACCACCGCCCAGCATGCCACCGAGTTTGAGAAACTGACGACGATCCAACGCAGGAGAATTGATTGCGCTCATGGTTCAGACCTCCTGCGCTGCGTTCTTGATGGCCTGCCGGATACGCTGATACGTACCGCAGCGGCAGACGTTGCCGGACATGGCGCCATCGATATCGGCATCGGTCGGGTGAGCATTGCTGAGCAGCAACGCGGTGGCTGACATCAGCTGGCCAGACTGGCAATAGCCACATTGCGGCACATCCAGCTCAACCCATGCCTGTTGCAGGGCTTTGCCCTGAGGCAGCGCATCAATCGCTTCGATAGTGGTGATACTGCCGCCTTTGGCGACACTGACGGGTGTCAGGCAAGAACGAATGGCCTGATTATTGAGCATCACGGTGCAGGCACCGCACAGGGCTTTGCCACAGCCAAATTTGGTCCCTGTCAGTCCGACGATATCGCGGATCGCCCACAGCAGGGGCATATCATCGTCCACATCCAGGTCATAGGGTTTACCGTTGATCTGCAGTTGGATGGCCATCGTGTTTCCCTCATCAAGTCGCTCTGCCGGCTTTTATCTGAGCATCCTATGTCACCCGCGTCAGGACCGAATGCCCATTGCTACGGCAGACTTGCCTGATTCTCCGAAGCTGCT
This genomic interval from Pokkaliibacter sp. MBI-7 contains the following:
- a CDS encoding c-type cytochrome, with product MKVIRRTALHLMTLTAIAYAGSTLAAGDAGHGRELFTAQCSACHTTNGSPLVGPSLLGVVGRHAGSLAGVNYTPALKNYDVVWDAKTLDTFLTSPFAVVPGTTMPISIPSASDRADVIAYLQTLSTSQ
- a CDS encoding molybdopterin cofactor-binding domain-containing protein; amino-acid sequence: MSAINSPALDRRQFLKLGGMLGGGLIVGLQLPAQVLAAQPEASLTDLGAFIRIGHDNQVTLVMPMAEVGQGVYMAQSMLLAEELEVDVDTVKVLASPANAALYGNPAIGGYQVTGGSTTIRAFWTPLRQAGAVARTLLIAAAAQVWKVDPASCKAKGGHVYDASGQHKLSYGELVDIAARLPQPAADSVVLKTPEQMTLLGKPHHRIDTPDKVRGKAQYGIDFQIPDLKHAAIAVCPVVGGKPVSVDEAAIKAVRGVQQVVLTDEAVAVVADNTWAAIKGLRAAAIKWDFGDNASVGMDELLHQLDTESQQPGGLARNDGDVEKALAQAATRLEAVYQLPFLSHAPMEPMNYTVQITDKRCDVWGGCQTLTLAQATVAQLTGLPPESVFINNFLMGGAFGRRLELDGMIHAVKVAKQVQGPVKVIWSREEDIQHGFYRPYYYDRLWGGLDAEGKPVAWFHRVSGSSIMARAFPGAFVNGVDPDGVEGAKEPPYEFDNIRVEFRRVEPRGVLTSWWRGVGPTHNVFMVESFIDEMAAAAKQDPASYRLALLGNNPRARQVLELALKQAGWGRQLPERHGLGVSVQFAFGSYLAMVAEVAVSEQGAVRCQRIHAVIDCGLTVNPDTVKAQIEGGAVFGLTAALYGAITVKDGQVQQSNFDTYQPVRMYEAPHVDVHIVDSLEAPGGVGETGTAAVFPAITNAVFAATGKRIRTLPINPSELKV
- a CDS encoding 2Fe-2S iron-sulfur cluster-binding protein, with translation MAIQLQINGKPYDLDVDDDMPLLWAIRDIVGLTGTKFGCGKALCGACTVMLNNQAIRSCLTPVSVAKGGSITTIEAIDALPQGKALQQAWVELDVPQCGYCQSGQLMSATALLLSNAHPTDADIDGAMSGNVCRCGTYQRIRQAIKNAAQEV